One segment of Micromonospora sp. M71_S20 DNA contains the following:
- a CDS encoding ATP-binding cassette domain-containing protein has product MSVPLLRLEAVSRSYGARRAVDEVSVDLPPGARHAIIGPNGAGKSTLLHLIAGTLRPTTGRILYAGHNIGRWPAHRRARAGIARTWQHPALARPLTAVQNVLLAVPGQRLAALRPQPRAAIAARTALAQVGLAAHADRPAGQLAYGDQRRLEIAVALAAGPRLLLLDEPSAGLATDEITRLTQLIRALPADIAVLLVDHNLDFVAAVADTVTVLHHGQHLATGTPADIREHPDVRRAYLGTDAPTTPAPATAAATAVGTPVLRVRNLGASYTGARVLTDVTLDVRAGRVTAVVGRNGAGKTTLINTIAGLHPSEPGTEIVLNGHPVTEIPARRRARAGIGLVPQGRRLFAGLTVDEHLALPRPHPTRRRTVNARQVLDLFPALAQRRHHQPHQLSGGEQQMLALARALIAAPDVLLLDEPSEGLAPAVVGQLAAIIISLAAEGVAVLLTEQHLALACQVAHDIAVLDRARIIRQLATTDIRAYPTELHDLLTVPTTTPT; this is encoded by the coding sequence ATGAGCGTCCCCCTGCTACGCCTGGAGGCCGTCAGCCGCTCCTACGGCGCCCGCCGGGCTGTCGACGAGGTCAGCGTCGACCTGCCGCCCGGGGCCCGGCACGCGATCATCGGCCCCAACGGCGCCGGCAAGTCCACGCTGCTGCACCTCATCGCCGGAACCCTGCGCCCCACCACAGGCCGCATCCTCTACGCCGGCCACAACATCGGCCGCTGGCCTGCGCACCGCCGGGCCCGCGCCGGGATCGCCCGCACCTGGCAACACCCGGCGCTGGCCCGCCCACTCACCGCCGTGCAGAACGTGCTGCTCGCCGTGCCCGGGCAGCGCCTCGCCGCGCTGCGCCCGCAGCCGCGCGCCGCGATCGCCGCCCGCACGGCGCTGGCGCAGGTCGGCCTGGCCGCACACGCCGACCGGCCCGCCGGCCAGCTCGCCTACGGCGACCAACGCCGCCTGGAGATCGCCGTCGCGCTCGCCGCCGGGCCCCGGCTACTGCTGCTCGACGAACCCTCCGCCGGCCTCGCCACCGACGAGATCACCCGCCTTACGCAGCTGATCCGCGCACTGCCCGCCGACATCGCCGTGCTGCTGGTCGACCACAACCTCGACTTCGTCGCCGCCGTCGCCGACACCGTCACCGTGCTGCACCACGGCCAGCACCTCGCCACCGGCACCCCCGCCGACATCCGCGAACACCCCGACGTGCGCCGCGCCTACCTCGGCACCGATGCTCCCACCACCCCAGCCCCGGCCACGGCCGCCGCCACGGCGGTCGGTACGCCGGTCCTGCGTGTGCGGAACCTGGGTGCCAGCTACACCGGGGCGCGGGTGCTCACCGACGTCACTCTCGACGTGCGGGCCGGACGGGTGACCGCCGTCGTTGGCCGTAACGGCGCCGGCAAGACCACCCTGATCAACACCATCGCCGGCCTACACCCGAGCGAGCCCGGCACCGAGATCGTCCTGAACGGTCACCCCGTCACCGAGATCCCGGCACGGCGCCGGGCCCGTGCCGGCATCGGCCTCGTTCCCCAGGGCCGCCGCCTGTTCGCCGGACTCACCGTCGATGAACACCTCGCCCTGCCCCGACCGCACCCCACCCGCCGCAGGACCGTCAACGCCCGCCAGGTGCTCGACCTGTTCCCCGCACTCGCGCAGCGACGCCATCACCAACCCCACCAGCTCTCCGGAGGCGAGCAGCAGATGCTCGCCCTGGCCCGCGCGCTCATCGCCGCCCCCGACGTGCTGCTACTGGATGAGCCGTCCGAGGGACTCGCGCCCGCCGTGGTCGGGCAACTCGCGGCGATCATCATCAGTCTCGCCGCCGAAGGCGTCGCGGTCCTGCTCACCGAGCAGCACCTTGCCCTGGCCTGCCAGGTCGCACATGACATCGCCGTGCTCGACCGGGCTCGCATCATCCGCCAACTCGCCACGACCGACATCCGCGCGTACCCGACGGAACTGCACGACCTGCTCACCGTCCCGACCACCACACCGACATGA
- a CDS encoding class I SAM-dependent methyltransferase: MTTTLPARPGPIHQLLNPSIHTLLDRLDIKTNQRVLEVGAGAGEITARLVQLVGRYGAVTAVDTDTSHLTGTPVVDVQQRDPNRDLLPGQADSYDHIVARWPHGTLRDPADVVEQMITRLRPGGWLVLADITPNAPRVYRSPDDESLTLISTVMGQVQRAVTGWYGGTWTAAPETLLLDHGLAQHCIHAATETWTGGGPGCRLLADIVTHLHPTLTDITQEDADRFVGLMADPRVLLGSYERRVIHARERT, from the coding sequence ATGACGACCACACTGCCGGCCCGCCCCGGGCCGATACACCAGCTGCTCAACCCGAGCATCCACACTCTCTTGGACCGTCTGGACATCAAGACCAACCAGCGGGTACTGGAGGTCGGCGCCGGTGCCGGCGAGATCACCGCCCGTCTGGTGCAGCTCGTCGGCCGCTACGGGGCCGTCACCGCCGTCGACACCGACACCAGCCACCTGACCGGCACCCCCGTCGTCGACGTCCAGCAGCGCGACCCGAACCGCGACCTCCTGCCCGGCCAGGCCGACAGCTACGACCACATCGTCGCCCGCTGGCCCCACGGCACCCTGCGCGACCCGGCAGACGTGGTCGAGCAGATGATCACCCGGCTGCGTCCGGGTGGCTGGCTCGTCCTTGCCGACATCACACCGAACGCGCCCCGGGTCTACCGCAGCCCCGACGACGAGTCCCTCACCCTGATCTCCACCGTCATGGGCCAGGTGCAACGCGCCGTCACCGGCTGGTATGGCGGAACCTGGACCGCCGCTCCCGAAACCCTGCTCCTGGACCACGGCTTGGCGCAGCACTGCATCCACGCCGCCACCGAAACCTGGACCGGAGGCGGACCCGGATGCCGGCTACTCGCCGACATCGTCACCCACCTACATCCCACCCTGACCGACATCACTCAGGAGGACGCCGACCGATTCGTCGGCCTCATGGCCGACCCCCGCGTACTCCTGGGCTCCTACGAACGCCGGGTCATCCACGCCCGCGAGCGCACCTAA
- a CDS encoding helicase associated domain-containing protein: MPAYVPPSYANLVAPVHGRSLDDRERLRLRVVERLNNNPRTRWWFAGISAAVAFHEREGHLVVFRYHLEDGYDLGGFIHNMRRRYLRPRDHGEQLDAEQVWILDALGMVWRINNARWAEIYIPAFASFARREGHLRVPREHREDGIKLGYVTHNTRKQRRLGKVPQWRIDVLDGLGFEWQVHAPRARRAMAPAPGIDSPATIPAYGSTCALSTAHTSSSHQPHTDSHSPPPTGHVRDRPATPLSDTWD, from the coding sequence ATGCCCGCCTACGTTCCCCCCTCCTACGCCAACCTCGTCGCTCCCGTGCACGGCCGCAGTCTCGACGACCGCGAAAGGCTTCGACTCCGCGTTGTTGAGCGCCTCAACAACAATCCGCGCACACGCTGGTGGTTCGCAGGGATCTCCGCCGCTGTGGCCTTCCACGAACGCGAAGGCCACCTGGTGGTATTCCGATATCACCTTGAGGACGGTTACGACCTCGGCGGGTTCATCCACAACATGCGGAGGCGTTACCTCAGACCACGCGACCACGGTGAGCAACTCGACGCGGAGCAGGTGTGGATCCTGGACGCCCTCGGCATGGTGTGGCGGATCAACAACGCGCGGTGGGCAGAAATCTACATCCCCGCATTCGCCTCTTTCGCCCGCCGCGAGGGACACCTGCGAGTGCCCCGCGAGCACCGTGAGGATGGCATCAAGCTCGGCTACGTTACGCACAACACCCGCAAGCAACGCCGACTCGGCAAGGTCCCGCAGTGGCGCATCGACGTCCTCGACGGGCTCGGCTTCGAGTGGCAGGTCCATGCGCCGAGAGCCCGCCGTGCCATGGCCCCTGCACCCGGGATCGACAGCCCAGCCACGATCCCGGCCTACGGGTCTACCTGCGCACTCTCGACCGCACATACATCCAGTAGCCACCAACCCCACACCGACAGCCATTCTCCTCCCCCGACCGGCCACGTTCGTGACCGGCCAGCCACGCCACTGTCGGACACGTGGGACTAG